A single window of Cellulomonas sp. NTE-D12 DNA harbors:
- a CDS encoding HlyD family efflux transporter periplasmic adaptor subunit produces the protein MPERTTVRRRRARGRRVAALAAAGAVVLTIAGGGVALAMSRQSETRYTTATAKLGSVTQTVSAVGTVASATRRDVAFPVAGTVASVAVGVGQTVTAGQTLATLDPTALQNAVDAATTALQTAQQQLQTDLDSQTSAASTSSSASSGGSSTGAATGTSSAAAGASSGGSASGSTSGSGTGSSGAGSSSGASPAVATALAGVQKAQQALLTAYDAAETALKASTAALQDAQTACAAVTPSPTPTPSATPSPTASASPTPTATPSPTASPSATATPTPTPTPTVTPTPTPSPTATTTSLVTSGAPPTAAQLQACRTALVAVGAAQTTTGTAQTAVGTAAQALDKAVGALQKAVTASAGTSGPGTSGPSAGTGSTGSSTRTSSGTGSSTAGTSGSSSAARTSTGGSGAGTTTVASAADILSDRAAIDSAQSKLDIANQNLSLVTLTSPIAGTVAAVSLSVGSSVAAQSTSAVVTVVGTDGFVVSTTIPLASIDAVKVGQKVAITVPSTTATLAGTVSSIGVLDVSSTSTPSYAVTVAVTPTTEKLYGGSSAQLVITVAGTGQVLTVPTSAVHVDGQTATVQVLDNGVAKTVTVQRGAVGSELTQITSGLTEGQKVVLADLSVPMVSSTRSSSSTGLLSGGNGGANRQFAGTFNGPPAGGVRPGG, from the coding sequence ATGCCTGAGCGGACCACCGTGCGACGGCGCCGAGCTCGTGGGCGCCGGGTCGCGGCGCTCGCGGCGGCCGGCGCCGTGGTGCTGACGATCGCCGGCGGGGGAGTGGCCCTGGCCATGTCCCGGCAGTCGGAGACGCGCTACACCACGGCGACGGCCAAGCTGGGCTCGGTCACGCAGACCGTGTCGGCCGTCGGGACCGTCGCCTCGGCCACCCGCCGCGACGTCGCGTTCCCCGTCGCAGGGACGGTCGCGTCCGTAGCGGTGGGCGTCGGCCAGACGGTGACGGCCGGTCAGACGTTGGCCACCCTCGACCCGACGGCGCTGCAGAACGCCGTGGACGCAGCGACCACCGCGCTCCAGACGGCCCAGCAGCAGCTGCAGACGGACCTGGACTCGCAGACCAGCGCGGCCTCGACGAGTTCCTCGGCGTCGTCCGGCGGCAGCTCGACCGGTGCCGCCACCGGGACGTCGTCCGCCGCGGCCGGTGCGTCGTCGGGCGGCTCGGCCTCCGGTTCGACCTCCGGCTCCGGGACCGGCTCGTCCGGTGCCGGGTCGTCCAGCGGTGCGTCGCCGGCCGTCGCCACGGCCCTGGCCGGCGTGCAGAAGGCCCAGCAGGCCCTGCTCACCGCGTACGACGCCGCCGAAACGGCGCTGAAGGCGAGCACCGCCGCGCTGCAGGACGCCCAGACGGCCTGCGCCGCGGTGACGCCGTCCCCGACGCCCACCCCCAGCGCGACGCCCAGCCCGACGGCATCGGCCTCCCCGACGCCCACCGCGACGCCCAGCCCCACCGCGAGCCCGAGCGCCACGGCCACGCCGACCCCGACGCCCACCCCGACCGTCACCCCGACGCCCACGCCGAGCCCGACCGCCACGACCACGTCGCTGGTCACCAGCGGCGCGCCGCCCACGGCGGCGCAGCTGCAGGCGTGCCGGACGGCTCTCGTCGCGGTCGGCGCCGCGCAGACCACCACCGGCACCGCGCAGACGGCCGTCGGCACGGCGGCCCAGGCCCTGGACAAGGCGGTCGGCGCGCTGCAGAAGGCGGTCACCGCCTCGGCCGGCACGTCCGGTCCCGGTACGTCGGGCCCGTCGGCCGGCACCGGCTCGACCGGCAGCAGCACCCGCACGTCGTCCGGCACCGGCTCGTCCACCGCCGGCACGTCCGGCTCGTCGTCGGCCGCCCGCACGTCCACCGGCGGGTCCGGCGCGGGGACCACCACCGTCGCGAGCGCGGCGGACATCCTCTCCGACCGGGCGGCGATCGACTCGGCGCAGTCCAAGCTCGACATCGCCAACCAGAACCTGTCCCTGGTCACGCTGACGTCGCCGATCGCCGGCACGGTGGCGGCCGTGAGCCTGTCGGTCGGCAGCAGCGTCGCGGCGCAGTCCACGTCCGCCGTGGTCACGGTGGTCGGCACCGACGGGTTCGTCGTGAGCACCACCATCCCGCTCGCCTCGATCGACGCGGTGAAGGTGGGGCAGAAGGTGGCCATCACAGTGCCGTCCACCACGGCGACGCTGGCCGGCACGGTCAGCAGCATCGGGGTGCTGGACGTCTCGTCGACCTCGACACCGTCCTACGCCGTCACCGTCGCGGTCACGCCCACCACCGAGAAGCTGTACGGCGGTTCGTCCGCCCAGCTGGTGATCACGGTGGCCGGCACCGGACAGGTGCTCACCGTCCCCACCTCTGCGGTGCACGTCGACGGCCAGACGGCGACGGTGCAGGTGCTGGACAACGGCGTCGCGAAGACCGTGACCGTGCAGCGCGGTGCGGTCGGCTCCGAGCTGACGCAGATCACCTCGGGCCTGACCGAGGGCCAGAAGGTGGTGCTCGCGGACCTCTCGGTCCCCATGGTCAGCAGCACCCGGTCCTCGTCGTCCACCGGCCTGCTGTCCGGCGGCAACGGGGGCGCCAACCGGCAGTTCGCCGGCACCTTCAACGGCCCGCCCGCCGGCGGCGTACGGCCGGGCGGCTGA
- a CDS encoding ABC transporter permease, giving the protein MTWTQTLHTAWSAVRSHTLRSTLTILGILIGIAAVILTVGLGLGSQKDVSARINSLGSNLLIVTPGSSTSTTGVRGGFGSNTTLKRSDAVALTSKDNAPDIAAVAPEKSTQLSLVNGTTNWTTTVTGTTASWLGVRARQLSAGQFITDAQDTARADVVVLGADTATQLYGTTNAVGRTVTINNVEFTVIGVLSTAGSSGNTSLDDLAVVPLSTAAEQLVGGSTRDAVSRIYIEAASAQQLSGASQEATQLLLNLHSITTASSADFTVSSQESLVSTATAVARTLTVLLTGIAALSLLVGGIGVMNIMLVSVTERTREIGLRKALGAPPWAIRRQFLVEASILGLAGGLLGCLLGVVSANTLPKLLNSTIVVSGVAVAGSVVVAVAIGLVFGVYPATRAARLAPIDALRSE; this is encoded by the coding sequence GTGATCCTCACCGTCGGCCTGGGCCTCGGCTCGCAGAAGGACGTGTCGGCGCGGATCAACTCCCTCGGCTCCAACCTGCTGATCGTCACGCCCGGCAGCAGCACCAGCACCACCGGCGTCCGCGGCGGCTTCGGCTCCAACACCACGCTGAAGCGGTCCGACGCCGTCGCCCTGACGTCGAAGGACAACGCCCCGGACATCGCCGCGGTCGCCCCGGAGAAGTCGACCCAGCTGTCGCTGGTCAACGGCACCACCAACTGGACCACCACCGTCACCGGCACCACGGCGTCGTGGCTGGGGGTCCGGGCGCGGCAGCTGTCCGCCGGGCAGTTCATCACCGACGCGCAGGACACCGCCCGCGCCGACGTGGTGGTGCTCGGTGCCGACACCGCCACGCAGCTGTACGGCACCACCAACGCGGTGGGCCGCACGGTGACCATCAACAACGTCGAGTTCACCGTGATCGGGGTGCTGTCCACCGCCGGGTCGAGCGGCAACACCAGCCTCGACGACCTCGCGGTGGTGCCCCTCTCCACCGCTGCGGAGCAGCTGGTCGGCGGCAGCACCCGCGACGCCGTCTCCCGCATCTACATCGAGGCGGCGTCGGCCCAGCAGCTGTCCGGTGCCTCGCAGGAGGCGACCCAGCTGCTGCTCAACCTGCACTCCATCACCACCGCGTCGAGCGCGGACTTCACGGTCTCCTCGCAGGAGTCGCTGGTGTCGACCGCGACCGCGGTGGCCCGCACGCTGACGGTGCTGCTGACCGGCATCGCGGCCCTGTCCCTGCTGGTCGGCGGCATCGGCGTGATGAACATCATGCTGGTGTCGGTCACCGAGCGGACCCGGGAGATCGGCCTGCGCAAGGCGCTCGGTGCCCCGCCGTGGGCCATCCGCCGGCAGTTCCTGGTCGAGGCGTCGATCCTCGGCCTGGCCGGCGGTCTGCTCGGCTGCCTGCTGGGCGTGGTGTCGGCCAACACGCTGCCCAAGCTGCTGAACAGCACCATCGTCGTGTCCGGCGTCGCGGTCGCCGGCTCGGTGGTGGTCGCCGTCGCCATCGGGCTCGTCTTCGGGGTCTACCCCGCCACGCGGGCCGCGCGGCTCGCACCCATCGACGCACTGCGCTCGGAGTGA